A stretch of Babesia bigemina genome assembly Bbig001, chromosome : III DNA encodes these proteins:
- a CDS encoding ENGULFMENT AND CELL MOTILITY 2, putative — MDVQRHLRSIFQRLLSCLIKTSCAERILLNYGFLDHLWALISAPSGLECSICNPEAIIAFEGQYGELLASLSIDSLVDTLAVQLEIGVKYRKYLEDALLQIFKKNRDVRRLDFLAGIKVDQSNAEHCLLLHESWAALDDRPMPESFGVTKSIGKEDDNLSSWGDLGFQAPLTDFRMTGVLGLQSLHFVATRHKKRAREILHLSRSLQAWFPFALTSINVTAWVLEDFRHNKLGPFSYHNDLQAVELFYMLHTYYFFSFVNYWRKHATSIFDFKSISVEFRKEIGEETFAIIRRIISDKSLGETRYYGSTLLNAIGETFLAGV, encoded by the exons ATGGATGTTCAGAGGCACTTAAGAAGTATATTCCAACGTCTATTGTCATGTCTAATTAAAACATCGTGCGCTGAACGCATTTTGCTCAATTATGGTTTTTTGGATCACCTATGGGCTCTGATTAGTGCGCCGTCTGGTTTAGAATGCAGCATATGCAATCCAGAAGCCATTATAGCATTTGAAGGCCAGTACGGCGAACTGCTCGCATCCTTA TCTATTGATAGTTTGGTAGACACACTTGCGGTGCAATTAGAAATAGGCGTCAAATACAGGAAATATCTGGAAGATGCCCTATTACAAATTTTCAAAAAAAACCGAGACGTCCGTAGGCTTGATTTTCTAGCCGGTATAAAAGTGGATCAAAGCAACGCCGAGCACTGCCTG CTCTTACACGAGTCATGGGCAGCACTGGACGATCGTCCTATGCCAGAATCTTTTGGTGTCACTAAATCAATAGGCAAGGAGGATGACAATTTGTCAAGTTGGGGCGATCTTGGATTTCAAGCACCGCTAACAGACTTTAGAATGACTGGAGTTCTCGGACTGCAAAGCCTGCATTTTGTTGCTACAAGGCATAAGAAGCGAGCCAGAGAAATTCTTCATCTGTCAAGAAGTTTGCAGGCATGGTTTCCATTTGCTCTTACCAGTATAAATGTTACTGCATGGGTCCTTGAAGATTTCAGGCACAATAAGCTTGGACCCTTCTCTTACCACAATGATCTGCAAGCTGTTGAATTGTTTTATATGTTGCACACATATTATTTTTTCTCCTTCGTGAATTATTGGAGGAAACATGCAACAAGCATATTTGATTTCAAATCG ATTTCTGTCGAATTCAGGAAAGAAATCGGAGAAGAAACATTTGCCATCATTCGGCGAATTATAAGCGATAAAAGTTTGGGCGAAACCAGATACTACGGATCGACGTTATTAAATGCCATTGGAGAGACATTCTTAGCTGGTGTTTGA
- a CDS encoding protein transport protein sec61, putative, whose amino-acid sequence MAKGFRFLNLIKPIMPILPEIRTPTRKVPFKEMLMWTGMSLFVFLVCCQIPIYGAVTNKSSDPFYWMRVILASNRGTLMELGISPIVTSSMVMQLLAGSKIIDVDQSLKEDRDLYQAAEKLFGLLVTLGEAVAYVVSGMYGPVSEIGVFKSTIIILQLFMAGVVVILFDEMLQKGYGLGSGISLFIATNICETILWKAFSPTTISTDKGTEFEGALISLFYCFFTKGNKLSAFQDAFYRSHAPNVTNLLATALIFTIVIYLQGFRVDLPIKHQNMRGQRSTYPIKLFYTSNIPIILQTALVSNLYFFSQLIYRRFKNNLFANILGQWQETEHGSSVPVGGIAYYISPPINFKEIINDPVHTLVYITFVLVSCAVFSKTWIEISGSSARDVARQLRDQRIGMVGHRDSPPSLTKVFGRYIPTAAAFGGMCIGALTILADFLGALGSGTGILLAVTIIYQYHEMMVKEQERSGSLMYA is encoded by the exons ATGGCGAAAGGAT TTCGATTCTTAAACTTAATCAAGCCTATTATGCCAATACTCCCTGAGATACGGACGCCAACGAGGAAG GTTCCGTTCAAGGAGATGCTAATGTGGACTGGCATGTCCTTGTTTGTATTTCTGGTTTGCTGTCAAATTCCAATCTATGGAGCGGTCACGAACAAGTCTTCAGACCCTTTCTATTGGATGAGAGTTATCCTTGCGTCAAACAGGGGGACACTTATGGAATTAGGCATTTCTCCCATTGTGACCTCTTCCATGGTAATGCAATTGCTTGCAGGTTCTAAGATTATCGATGTGGATCAATCACTGAAAGAAGACCGCGACCTCTACCAGGCTGCCGAAAAGT TGTTCGGGTTGTTGGTGACATTAGGCGAGGCCGTTGCCTACGTCGTCAGTGGGATGTACGGACCCGTGTCTGAAATAGGAGTTTTCAAGAGCACTATTATAATACTGCAACTCTTTATGGCTGGAGTAGTTGTTATATTGTTTGACGAGATGTTACAAAAGGGATACGGTCTGGGTTCTGGAATTTCATTGTTTATTGCAACTAATATATGTGAAACTATTTTATGGAAAGCGTTTAGCCCCACTACGATTAGCACCGACAAGGGGACAGAATTTGAGGGCGCTTTGATATCTCTCTTTTATTGTTTTTTCACGAAGGGAAACAAGTTGTCGGCCTTCCAAGATGCGTTTTACCGTTCGCACGCTCCCAACGTTACGAATCTTTTGGCTACGGCTCTGATTTTCACCATTGTTATATACCTACAAGGTTTCAGGGTCGACTTGCCCATTAAACATCAAAATATGCGTGGGCAGAGGAGCACATATCCTATAAAACTATTCTACACCTCAAACATTCCAATCATCCTGCAAACTGCGCTCGTATCCAACTTGTACTTTTTCTCCCAACTAATTTACAGGAGGTTCAAGAACAACTTGTTTGCCAATATTTTAGGTCAATGGCAAGAAACCGAGCATGGTTCGTCAGTTCCTGTAGGAGGCATCGCATACTATATTTCCCCGCCCATAAACTTCAAGGAAATCATAAACGATCCCGTTCATACCTTGGTCTACATAACTTTCGTGTTGGTATCTTGTGCTGTATTCTCTAAGACATGGATCGAAATTTCTGGTTCATCGGCAAGAGACGTCGCCAGGCAACTAAGGGATCAGAGAATCGGAATGGTCGGTCACCGAGATTCCCCACCTTCATTAACAAAAGTGTTCGGGAGGTATATTCccacagcagctgcttttGGAGGCATGTGTATCGGAGCTCTAACCATACTAGCTGATTTTTTGGGAGCCCTAGGAAGTGGCACCGGAATTTTACTCGCTGTAACCATCATATATCAATACCACGAAATGATGGTGAAGGAACAAGAGAGAAGTGGCTCACTTATGTACGCTTGA
- a CDS encoding ATP synthase subunit E containing protein, putative, producing MVNFILNEAKDKAEEIESTAVEDFNVQKMTLFQQKKDEIRAKLTKKINGLKLEKIRTYNAASREIHDRVLRHKCSIIDNIKSDALQKIKEQISVADEYKRIIVLLIIKGLMSLACNDVLVRCRKEDVTIVKSSIGDAKLRFATLVRESVGAKLELTAEVDTNTYLSSDNIGVVVTTSDGKVECDCTLNSRLDICCEKLIPKFKTALFKR from the coding sequence ATGGTAAACTTCATTCTGAATGAAGCTAAAGACAAGGCGGAAGAGATAGAATCCACTGCAGTGGAGGATTTCAATGTCCAGAAAATGACACTTTTTCAGCAGAAGAAGGATGAGATTAGAGCCAAGTTGACAAAAAAAATAAATGGTCTAAAGCTTGAAAAAATAAGGACCTATAATGCCGCATCAAGGGAGATACATGATCGTGTATTGCGGCATAAATGCTCCATAATCGACAACATAAAGAGTGACGCGTTGCAAAAAATAAAGGAGCAAATAAGTGTAGCCGACGAGTACAAACGTATAATCGTGCTCCTTATTATTAAAGGTTTAATGTCTTTGGCCTGCAATGACGTATTGGTCAGGTGTAGAAAAGAGGATGTTACTATCGTCAAAAGCTCTATTGGTGACGCAAAGTTGCGCTTTGCCACTCTGGTACGCGAGTCCGTGGGTGCTAAGTTAGAGCTCACCGCAGAGGTTGATACTAATACATATTTGTCAAGTGATAACATTGGCGTGGTGGTAACTACTAGCGACGGAAAGGTTGAGTGCGATTGTACTCTGAATTCAAGACTTGATATATGTTGTGAAAAACTCATTCCGAAGTTTAAGACAGCATTATTCAAACGATAA